A genomic stretch from Solanum stenotomum isolate F172 chromosome 8, ASM1918654v1, whole genome shotgun sequence includes:
- the LOC125874209 gene encoding protein ALP1-like has translation MNFNLGDCSNNNDEDFSSSSSSSLDLDFFPSTEHHDNLINQLRMNNYMFQQVLQNHTNEVFIGGSIPGHVVINRDREAADDNLFRDYFSATPRFNDAIFRRRYRMSRNLFLRIVDAIKDHDTYFEQRIDALGRFGLSTLQKITAVFRMLAYGLPADATDEYVKIGESTTIESMKRFCRAIVEVFGERYLRSPTPNDVARLLHIGEQRGFPGMLGSLDCMHWKWKNCPTAWAGQYAGRSGSPTIILEAVADYDLWIWHAYFGLPGTNNDINVLESSHLFSNLASGIAPPAHYVIQGKEYDMGYYLADGIYPKWSTIVQTIRDPHSQQKKYFAMKQESCRKDVERAFGVLQSRFAIIAGPSRFWRKEVLHDIMTTCIILHNMIIEDERDLNAPIQDAIEAPTPTIEMVVDENLRFEQFLARHKKIKDKNAHFELRNALIEHLWEQRNNFEN, from the coding sequence ATGAATTTCAATCTTGGAGATTGttctaataataatgatgaagaTTTTTCTTCTTCGTCATCATCTTCGTTAGATTTGGATTTTTTTCCTAGTACAGAACACCATGATAATTTAATAAATCAACTACGTATGAACAACTACATGTTCCAACAAGTTCTACAAAACCATACTAATGAAGTTTTCATAGGTGGCTCCATTCCAGGTCATGTGGTAATCAATCGTGATCGTGAGGCGGCAGATGATAATTTATTTCGTGATTATTTTTCAGCCACACCACGCtttaatgatgcaatatttcgCCGTCGTTATAGAATGTCCCGCAATTTGTTTCTTCGTATCGTTGATGCAATTAAAGATCACGACACGTACTTTGAACAACGCATTGATGCACTAGGTAGATTTGGATTATCTACTTTGCAAAAAATTACTGCTGTGTTTAGAATGTTGGCATATGGTTTGCCAGCGGATGCCACTGACGAATACGTGAAAATTGGAGAGTCAACTACGATTGAAAGTATGAAGAGATTTTGTCGAGCTATTGTAGAGGTTTTTGGTGAGCGATATTTGAGATCACCAACACCTAACGATGTTGCGAGGCTTCTACACATTGGTGAGCAACGTGGTTTCCCAGGAATGTTAGGTAGTCTAGATTGCATGCACTGGAAATGGAAAAATTGTCCAACGGCATGGGCTGGGCAATACGCAGGTCGTAGTGGATCACCAACAATTATTCTTGAAGCTGTTGCTGATTATGACCTTTGGATATGGCATGCTTATTTTGGTTTGCCTGGCACCAATAACGATATTAATGTTTTAGAGTCATCACATTTATTTTCCAATCTTGCTAGCGGTATTGCGCCTCCCGCCCATTATGTTATTCAAGGAAAAGAATACGATATGGGTTATTATTTAGCTGATGGTATATATCCTAAATGGTCTACAATTGTTCAAACTATTCGTGATCCTCATtcccaacaaaagaaatatttcgcGATGAAACAAGAATCGTGCCGAAAAGATGTTGAACGTGCATTCGGAGTTTTGCAATCACGTTTTGCAATTATTGCAGGACCGTCACGTTTTTGGAGAAAGGAAGtgctacatgatataatgactacatgtattatactgcacaacatgataattgaggatgaacgtgatcttaatgcaccaattcaagatgccatagaggctccaactccaactattgaaatggtggtagatgaaaatctccggtttgaacaatttttagctagacataaaaaaattaaggacaaaaatgctcattttgaactccgtaatgcattaatagagcatttatgggagcaacgtaataattttgaaaattga